The Terriglobales bacterium genomic sequence CTATTACGTTGTTGATCGTGATGGTGTATGGGACGAGTTGCCCGCGAGTGACGTTGAGCAACGGCGTCGTTTTTGTGATGGAGAATGCTCCCGCGAGCTGCGGGTCCAGCGGAATGTGGTTGTTGTAAATCTGACTCGATCCAGGCACCGCTGTGCCATCCAAGGTGAAGTTCAGGTAGTACTGCGTCCCAGCGCTACGCGCGGCCACGGAGGGTGTCGGCGCAAATTCCGAGGCTTGTGCCTCGCAGTATGGGACGACCGGAAGAGCATCCGTTGGACAGGTGGACACAGAAAACGGAGCGGTCGTAGCGTTCGAACTCGGCGGGATAACCAGCGACTCACCAGCCACGTAGTTCGACGTTGGTGCGCTCACCACGACGAGGTAGCTGCCACCACTGGGACAGGTGGGATCCGAGAAGTTGACGTCGAAGCGGTAGTAACCGCCAGCCTGGGTGATTTGGCCCTGTTGAGCCGGGTCGTCGAAACAGGTTGCCGGCAACGGCGTGGCGCCACGCAGCATTTTGACGGTCGCGCCCGCAATGGGAGCGCGCGTCAACGAGTTGTATACGACGCCGTTCGGCCCGATCAGCAGGTTCAGATTTTGCAGGTTGCTGCCGGAGGGCACAGCGATGCCGGTGATCCGCTGCAGCAAATTGGTAAAGGCAGAGTCGGCTTTGCCGAGCTTGGCGGTATTCGGGCCCGCGCCTGGCGCGGTGAACCGGAGCTCGTACCGGTCTGCCGTCCCGTCGGTCGGCGCTACGCCACTGATTCGATACACGCCATTGACATCCGTGAGAACGGACTGCAGCAGAGCCCCATTGAAATACAGCCCCACAGTCCAGCCCTGCAGCAGCGGCTCGCCGACGTCAGCTATCTTGTTGAAGTTTGCATCGAGCCATGCAGTGCCGTTCAAACTGCCGGAACCGGGGACTCCTCCGATATCGATTGAGACGGTTGCGCTCGCCGTCTGCGGGGGATTGTTCCACGTTACGACGCCGGTGTTCGTGAGCGTCGTACCGGCGGGAAGTCCCGATGCAATCTGCGCTCGGAATCGCACGTCGATGGATTGTCCGGGCAGCAACGGACCATACACAGCAGAGTAGTTGGCAGTCAGCACTGTGCCCGCGATGCTGATACCCGTTGTCGAGCCGTTCATCGTTGCCGGTGGGTTCACAAACGTCAGTCGGCCCGGGCCGGCTGTACTGATATCGTCCGTGATCACGACCGAAGGGGCCGGGTTCGTCGAAACATTGGTCACGTGCACCAGGTAGTCGAGCTGCCCGCCCGGCATGGCGACACCGCCACCTACGACGCTGACTTGTTTCGTGATAGCGAGCCCGGAAATCACCACTGTAACGGTGTGGGCATCTTGGAAGTCGAGAATCCCCGGCGTGCCGTCGGTCAAAGTGTTATTGAATGCTTGGCGTGTCGAGACGCTGCTGTCGGCATTGAACCACTGGACTGCGCCCGCTATGTTGGTGAGCTGGACGTTATTTTGGCTGGTGGCGTCGAGCTGCGTCCGGTAGGCAACGATCAGATGCTGACTCGGGCCGATCGTGGCAGCCGCAGTCAGCATGGTCAGCGTCAGCCTGCACGTGGACGGACCGATGTAGCTCATCGAAAAGTCAATGCCTGGAACCAGCGGTCCCTTGCCCGCCACCGGCGTGACGCCATCCGCCTGGAAGACCTGTGCACTGAGCACCTGTGGCGTCGTGCTGCACATGCCGCCCGTTGCGCCGCTGGGGAGTTCGTCGAGAAGCGTGGCGTTCCACGCATCGCTCGCCCCGGTATTCTGCACATTGAAGCCGAACTGTCCCCACTGCCCCACGCTCATCGTCGCCGGCCCGGACTTGGTGAACACGAGATTGGGCGCGGCTGAGCCTCCCTCGATAGTGATCGAGACGCTGCCGCTAGCCGTCTGCGGGGGGGTGTTCCACGTTACGGTGCCGGTATTGGTGACGATTGTGCCGGCAGCGAGCGTGCTGCCGAGCGTGGCGCGGAAGCGTAGGTCGATCGTCCCTCCGGCTGCCAGCGGCCCGTAGGTCGCCGAGTAGTTCGCGGTGATGACGTTACCTGCGGCGATGACACCGTTGGGTGAGCCGTTCATGGTCGCGGTGCCGGCCACGTAGGTGAGCGCTCCCGCCCCCGCTGCATTCAGGTTGTCCGTGATCACCACAGGGTTTACAGGGTTCGCGGAGGTGTTCGTCACATGCACCAGGTAGTCGAGTTGCCCGCCCGGCAACGCGGCGCCGCCGCCAACCACCATCACCTGTTTGGTGATGCTCACTACGGGGATAACCGCCGTCACCGTGTGTGCGTCCTGACAGTCCAGCACGCCGGGTGTACCGTTGGTCAGCGTGCAGGTGTAGCTCTGCCGGCTGGTGGCGCTGCCCGGGCCGTTGAACCACAGCGTCGTGCCGGCCACGTTCGTGAGCAAGGCACCGTCCTGTGTGTTCGCATCGAGCTGTGTCTGGTAGGTGACGATGAGACGCTGCGTCGGACCGATTACCGCCGCTGCGCTGAGCATGTTGAGAGTCAGCGTGCAAGTGGGCGCTCCCGCATAGCTGAGCGTGTAATCCGCGCCGGCCGTGAGCGGGCCCTTGCCCGCAACAGGTGTAACGCCGTCCGCCTGGAACACCCGTGCACTGAGCACCTGAGGCGTCATGTTGCACATGCCGCCCGTCGCCCCAGTCGGCAGTTTGTCCACGATGGTCGCGTTCCAGGCGTCGCTATTGCCCGCGTTCTGCACGTTGAGGGTGAACTGCCCCAGCTGACCAGGATTCATCGTCGCCGGGCCGCCCTTGGTCATTACCAGGCTGGGTGCCGCGATGGTCAGCGGCGGCGACGAGACTCCCTGCTGTCCTGGCAGCGGGAAATGGAAGGTTCCGCCTATGGTTGTTCCTAAGGTCCAGCTCGCAGTGTTTGAGAACTGCGTGCCAGGCGAGTTCGGCGGCACGGCGTTGTTGAGCACTACAGTGACGCTCAGCACGATCTGTTGTCCGGCGGGGATCGGAGGAAAACTGCTGAAGGTGAGCAGCCCTCCTGCGTTCGCGACCGTGAAAGGCACCACGGCGCCGCTGCCCTTCCAGGTGGCACTGCTATTCACATAGCTGAGCGAAACCCCAGTCAAATTAAGGTTGTCAGTCACCGTGACTTGGTCGACTTCGACGTTCGAACCGTTGGGATTGACCACAGCGCCGGTCGTCGCACTGACCAGTTGTGGGAATGTGAGCGTGTAGGTAAAGGGCACCCCGATCGAGACAAAGGGCGGCCCAGGCGGATTCTCTTTGTCGATCTTGTCGACCGGTACGAGGAGGTTCTGACAGCTGGGTTTGAGCGTTGTGGTGGAGCCGTTGACGAACCAGATAAAATTCCCGTGCACCTTGTCGCAAGACATGTTGCCGATGAAATCGACATTGTCGAAGATGACCAGCCAGCCTCTTCCGGTGCCTGTGAAGCTGATGTTGGAAGTCAGCGGGTTGGATATTGGGAAGTTCCGGATCGTGCAATTTCCGTCGATATTGATCTGCGAGGGCGGAACAGGGTTGACAAATCCATCGATCACGCCGCCAAAATTGGCGACACAACCGCCAACGGACTGCGCCCGTGACGGGACGGCACTCAGCAACAACAGTCCGAGAGCGAACAGCAGGATTCTGATCCAGCTGCCGCGCGGCTTTGCGATGTTTGTGCTGCTAGAGGTCATCTACGCCCTCGTCCCCTCAACAAGGGATTTCATCGGGAACAAGGCAGTCCGCCTGGACTGGATTCCGGCGGTCCCGCCGTCGTGGGGCTCCCCCGAGCCCGTTAGACCGGTGACTTTGCGCCGCCATCTTTCGAATGGCTTTGCCTTTGTCAAAATCACGTTCGAACTTAAGTGATCAGATTCTCAGCTTCTCCAAACCTCCTTTACGTCCGGGCAAATCCCGCTTCGGCCGCACGCTTCACGCCGCCGGCAAAAAGTCGATCGGGTACACGATCGTCACGGCCGGTACATCCTTCGCGCCGAAATTGATCGTCCGGACGCGGCCAACGACCTGCGTGGCGAGATCCGGCGCATCCATGTCGGTCGACTGCAACACGCACATCGACACGCTGCCGTCCGGCTCAATCGTCAGGCGTAGAACCATCTGGCCTTTCAGCGCGGGGTTATTGCGCAGCTCTCGGTTGTACAGCCTGTAGAACGACGCTTTGTAGCGATCGAACACAATCTGAATTTCCTCGTCGGTGCGGGCAGCACCCGGCCCGCCGCGTGCTTTAGGTCGGTCGGCCCCGGTGATGGGTGAAATCGGGCTGACCGCGCGGCCTACCCCAACACCACCAATCCCGCCGCCTCCGGCGCCTGTGCCTCGGCCACCCACACCTCCACCACCGTTTCCTCCACCTCCGCCTCCTCCGCCACCGCCTCCCACACTGCGGCTCAGGGAGGCCACGTTTATGCCGCCGCTTGATCCCGGCGTGTTGCTCGTCAACAAAGAGCGTGCCGACTGCCGGCCTACGTCATCGGCAGCAATGTGACGCGCGTCGGCTCCAATAGGCGCCACGACAGTATCCTGTGCCAGGCTTGCGATCTTGTCCTTGAGTGCCAGGATGCCGGCGCTTGCTACCTTCGACTTTGCCTCCGCGGGTAGGCCAGCCTCGGGACCTGGCGGGAGTTCCGCTTTGCCAGCCAGGTCTGGACCTGCAGGGACGTTCGGCTTCGGTTTCAACGCAGGTGCAGGCGCTCCT encodes the following:
- a CDS encoding AgmX/PglI C-terminal domain-containing protein — translated: MAKSLGIHVFVLAVLMVIPAQALFRSEQPNNELDIVFYRPPEIPVNSRPDSRPIPRGATEAGSPRGAPAPALKPKPNVPAGPDLAGKAELPPGPEAGLPAEAKSKVASAGILALKDKIASLAQDTVVAPIGADARHIAADDVGRQSARSLLTSNTPGSSGGINVASLSRSVGGGGGGGGGGGNGGGGVGGRGTGAGGGGIGGVGVGRAVSPISPITGADRPKARGGPGAARTDEEIQIVFDRYKASFYRLYNRELRNNPALKGQMVLRLTIEPDGSVSMCVLQSTDMDAPDLATQVVGRVRTINFGAKDVPAVTIVYPIDFLPAA